A window of Primulina tabacum isolate GXHZ01 chromosome 4, ASM2559414v2, whole genome shotgun sequence contains these coding sequences:
- the LOC142543151 gene encoding MLO-like protein 6, which produces MAGADGGRTLEQTPTWAVAVVCFVLVAISIVIEFIIHLIGKWLKSKHKRALYESLEKVKAELMLLGFISLLLTVGQNLISEICISEEVAATWHPCSKRREAEKYPDALADENRRKLLTAVGVDDGAHRRFLASAKTDKCGAKGKVTFVSAYGIHQLHIFIFVLAVFHVLYCILTLALGRLKMRKWKAWEKETRTAEYQFSHDPERFRFARETSFGRRHMSFWSKTPLSLWIVCFFRQFVRSVPKVDYLTLRHGFIMAHLAPHSQTKFDFQKYIKRSLEEDFKVVVGISPPIWFFAVLFLLFNTHGWYSYFWLPFIPLIIILLVGTKLQVIITKMGLRIQERGEVVKGVPVVQPGDDLFWFKRPRLILFLINFVLFQNAFQLAFFVWTTYEFGLRSCFHEHVEDIIIRISMGVLIQILCSYVTLPLYALVTQMGSSMRPTIFNERVATALKNWHHSAKKQIKHNKHSTSVTPMSSMPPTPSHGLSPVHLLRNHKSDMDSLQTSPHKSSYYLEHWDAEGSPSPTQFHKGDGSSAFQHHVELGHYMKQEAEINLDHGSSQVAMLPQPLNEHVEVNIDGKKDFSFEKRTKA; this is translated from the exons ATGGCCGGAGCCGATGGAGGAAGGACATTGGAGCAAACACCGACGTGGGCTGTTGCGGTTGTGTGTTTTGTCTTGGTGGCTATTTCTATAGTCATCGAGTTCATTATCCACTTAATAGGAAag TGGTTGAAGTCGAAGCATAAAAGGGCTCTATACGAATCATTGGAGAAGGTTAAAGCTG AGTTGATGCTGCTGGGATTTATCTCCTTGCTGCTGACGGTCGGACAAAATCTGATCTCCGAGATATGCATATCAGAGGAAGTGGCTGCCACGTGGCATCCATGCAGCAAGAGGCGAGAAGCAGAAAAATACCCCGACGCTCTGGCAGACGAGAACCGCCGGAAACTTCTCACCGCTGTCGGCGTAGACGACGGCGCGCATCGGAGATTCTTGGCCTCCGCCAAAACTGACAAATgtggagccaag GGAAAAGTGACATTTGTTTCTGCATATGGGATCCATCAGCTGCATATTTTCATCTTTGTTCTCGCTGTTTTCCATGTCCTCTACTGTATTCTTACTTTAGCTCTGGGAAGATTAAAG ATGAGAAAATGGAAAGCATGggaaaaagaaacaagaacggCTGAATACCAATTTTCACATg ATCCGGAGAGATTTAGGTTCGCTAGAGAAACATCGTTTGGAAGGAGACACATGAGCTTCTGGAGCAAAACTCCCCTTTCTCTTTGGATT GTTTGTTTCTTCAGACAATTCGTGAGATCTGTTCCCAAAGTTGATTATTTGACTCTCCGACATGGATTTATCATG GCGCACTTGGCTCCACATAGCCAAACTAAATTTGATTTTCAAAAGTATATCAAGAGATCATTAGAAGAAGACTTCAAAGTGGTGGTTGGGATAAG TCCACCAATATGGTTTTTTGCCGTGCTGTTCTTACTCTTCAACACTCACG GATGGTACTCGTATTTTTGGCTACCATTCATCCCGTTGATT ATTATATTGCTGGTGGGAACAAAGCTACAAGTGATAATAACAAAAATGGGGCTGAGGATTCAAGAGCGCGGCGAAGTAGTTAAGGGAGTGCCCGTGGTTCAGCCCGGAGACGATCTTTTTTGGTTCAAACGCCCTCGACTCATTCTTTTCCTGATCAATTTTGTGCTCTTTCAG AATGCATTTCAACTGGCGTTCTTCGTCTGGACAACG TATGAATTTGGGCTAAGATCTTGTTTCCATGAGCATGTGGAGGACATCATAATCAGAATTTCAATGGG GGTTCTGATCCAGATTTTGTGTAGCTATGTCACACTTCCTTTATATGCCCTTGTGACTCAG ATGGGATCATCCATGAGACCAACTATATTCAACGAACGAGTCGCGACCGCCCTAAAAAACTGGCACCACTCAGCCAAGAAACAAATCAAACACAACAAGCATTCTACATCGGTCACACCAATGTCTAGCATGCCCCCCACACCTTCCCACGGCTTGTCACCCGTTCATCTATTGCGCAATCACAAGAGTGATATGGACAGTCTCCAGACATCCCCTCACAAATCAAGCTACTATTTGGAACATTGGGACGCCGAGGGATCGCCATCTCCCACTCAATTTCATAAGGGCGATGGATCTTCGGCTTTCCAACACCATGTTGAGTTAGGACATTATATGAAACAAGAGGCGGAGATCAACCTTGATCATGGTTCGTCCCAAGTTGCAATGTTGCCACAACCATTGAATGAGCACGTAGAGGTAAATATTGATGGGAAGAAAGACTTCTCATTCGAGAAGAGAACCAAGGCATGA
- the LOC142543152 gene encoding uncharacterized protein LOC142543152 isoform X2 — MATRGNKGKGKEVAQESRAQNIGGNDRVPRGRRGRPAAEIAAKADADVEQLVHRVDEMELAVARFQNMHPAKFFGNEGSDRAEGWLKHMEFLFNTVHYDSDRRLTMAVLQLRDRAQRWWEATTNVLQQTGSQISWEVFRAKFLQEYAPPSYYSARESEFHRLVQGNMSVEEYARQLSALLTYVPHVAVSGRGKISKFLEGLDYQIHAMVMAGSPTTYAEAVDKAIGIEAGLKRGRQPQAPQMPTGGSYFSAGTPSFPSQ, encoded by the coding sequence ATGGCAACTAGAGGAAATAAAGGTAAAGGAAAAGAAGTGGCTCAGGAGTCTAGGGCACAGAATATTGGAGGAAATGATAGAGTTCCTCGAGGTAGGCGCGGGCGTCCTGCTGCAGAGATAGCCGCTAAAGCTGATGCAGATGTAGAACAGTTAGTGCACCGAGTTGATGAAATGGAATTGGCTGTAGCTCGATTTCAGAATATGCATCCTGCGAAATTCTTTGGAAATGAAGGCAGTGATCGAGCAGAAGGATGGCTGAAACACATGGAATTCCTGTTCAACACGGTACATTATGATTCTGATAGAAGGTTAACTATGGCAGTTCTCCAACTACGGGATCGTGCACAGCGTTGGTGGGAGGCTACTACAAATGTACTGCAACAAACAGGTAGTCAGATCTCTTGGGAGGTGTTTCGTGCTAAATTCCTCCAAGAATATGCTCCACCATCTTACTACTCAGCCAGAGAATCGGAATTTCATCGACTAGTTCAGGGCAATATGTCTGTCGAAGAATATGCTCGACAACTTTCTGCTCTTCTAACTTATGTACCACATGTGGCTGTCAGCGGAAGaggtaaaatttcaaaatttttggaagGACTGGACTATCAAATACATGCTATGGTTATGGCTGGGTCGCCTACAACTTATGCTGAAGCTGTGGATAAGGCGATTGGAATTGAAGCTGGATTGAAAAGGGGTAGACAACCACAGGCTCCACAAATGCCTACTGGTGGTTCATATTTTTCAGCAGGTACACCATCTTTTCCATCTCAATAG
- the LOC142543152 gene encoding uncharacterized protein LOC142543152 isoform X1, which produces MASLYFYVIYRGFLMSRTGVIDPREGAVVSFVCGHDRWFDLRRSRGSLRKYQSSLRVGSVVFRMATRGNKGKGKEVAQESRAQNIGGNDRVPRGRRGRPAAEIAAKADADVEQLVHRVDEMELAVARFQNMHPAKFFGNEGSDRAEGWLKHMEFLFNTVHYDSDRRLTMAVLQLRDRAQRWWEATTNVLQQTGSQISWEVFRAKFLQEYAPPSYYSARESEFHRLVQGNMSVEEYARQLSALLTYVPHVAVSGRGKISKFLEGLDYQIHAMVMAGSPTTYAEAVDKAIGIEAGLKRGRQPQAPQMPTGGSYFSAGTPSFPSQ; this is translated from the exons ATGGCATCATTATATTTCTATGTCATATATCGTGGTTTCTTGATGTCTCGTACTGGGGTTATTGACCCCCGAGAGGGGGCTGTCGTGTCTTTTGTGTGTGGACATGACAGGTGGTTCGACCTCAGGCGCTCGAGAGGAAGCCTCAGGAAGTACCAAAGCTCCTTGAGAGTAGGCTCAGTTGTATTTAG AATGGCAACTAGAGGAAATAAAGGTAAAGGAAAAGAAGTGGCTCAGGAGTCTAGGGCACAGAATATTGGAGGAAATGATAGAGTTCCTCGAGGTAGGCGCGGGCGTCCTGCTGCAGAGATAGCCGCTAAAGCTGATGCAGATGTAGAACAGTTAGTGCACCGAGTTGATGAAATGGAATTGGCTGTAGCTCGATTTCAGAATATGCATCCTGCGAAATTCTTTGGAAATGAAGGCAGTGATCGAGCAGAAGGATGGCTGAAACACATGGAATTCCTGTTCAACACGGTACATTATGATTCTGATAGAAGGTTAACTATGGCAGTTCTCCAACTACGGGATCGTGCACAGCGTTGGTGGGAGGCTACTACAAATGTACTGCAACAAACAGGTAGTCAGATCTCTTGGGAGGTGTTTCGTGCTAAATTCCTCCAAGAATATGCTCCACCATCTTACTACTCAGCCAGAGAATCGGAATTTCATCGACTAGTTCAGGGCAATATGTCTGTCGAAGAATATGCTCGACAACTTTCTGCTCTTCTAACTTATGTACCACATGTGGCTGTCAGCGGAAGaggtaaaatttcaaaatttttggaagGACTGGACTATCAAATACATGCTATGGTTATGGCTGGGTCGCCTACAACTTATGCTGAAGCTGTGGATAAGGCGATTGGAATTGAAGCTGGATTGAAAAGGGGTAGACAACCACAGGCTCCACAAATGCCTACTGGTGGTTCATATTTTTCAGCAGGTACACCATCTTTTCCATCTCAATAG